In Pseudomonas hamedanensis, a single window of DNA contains:
- the glcE gene encoding glycolate oxidase subunit GlcE translates to MADLDAADALLDQVRTALANATPIKIQGGNSKAFLGREVAGEVLDTRVHRGIVRYEPTELVVTARAGTPLSELLATLNAAGQMLPCEPPSFTDSATVGGMIATGLSGPRRPWSGSVRDFVLGTRVITGLGQHLRFGGEVMKNVAGYDLSRLLAGSFGCLGVVTEVSLKVLPKPRQCLSIRLDIDCARALSKLAEWGQQPLPISAACHDGRSLYLRLEGGEGSVAAAHQRLGGEPLDSSFWGDLNEQRLSFFDEGLPLWRLSLPNNLGPLDLPGEQLIDWAGAQRWLKSERSDIHALAHAFGGHATCFTHGAINSPFQPLAPTLLRYHRQLKAQLDPQGLFNPGRMYAEV, encoded by the coding sequence ATGGCCGATCTCGATGCCGCCGACGCACTGCTTGATCAAGTCAGAACAGCGCTAGCCAATGCCACGCCAATAAAAATCCAGGGTGGCAACAGCAAGGCGTTTCTCGGTCGCGAGGTGGCCGGCGAAGTGCTCGATACCCGCGTGCATCGCGGCATCGTGCGTTACGAACCGACCGAACTGGTGGTCACGGCGCGTGCTGGCACACCGTTGTCCGAGCTGCTCGCAACGCTGAACGCCGCCGGGCAGATGTTGCCATGCGAACCACCGTCGTTTACCGACAGCGCCACGGTGGGCGGCATGATCGCGACCGGGTTGTCCGGACCACGCCGGCCGTGGTCCGGCTCGGTACGCGATTTTGTGTTGGGCACGCGAGTCATCACCGGCCTCGGCCAGCATTTGCGCTTCGGCGGCGAGGTGATGAAAAACGTCGCCGGGTATGACCTGTCGCGGCTGCTGGCTGGCAGTTTCGGTTGCCTCGGCGTAGTGACCGAAGTGTCGCTGAAAGTGCTGCCCAAACCTCGCCAATGCCTGAGCATCCGACTCGATATCGACTGTGCCCGCGCCTTGAGCAAACTCGCCGAATGGGGTCAGCAGCCGCTGCCTATCAGCGCCGCGTGTCACGACGGGCGCAGCCTGTATTTGCGGCTGGAGGGTGGCGAAGGTTCAGTGGCAGCGGCGCATCAACGCCTCGGTGGCGAGCCGCTGGATTCGTCTTTCTGGGGCGATCTGAACGAGCAGCGCTTAAGCTTTTTCGATGAAGGCTTGCCACTGTGGCGGCTGTCATTGCCGAACAATCTCGGCCCGCTCGACCTGCCTGGCGAGCAACTGATCGACTGGGCCGGTGCGCAACGCTGGCTGAAATCCGAGCGCAGCGACATTCATGCCCTCGCCCACGCCTTCGGCGGCCACGCGACGTGCTTCACGCATGGCGCCATCAACTCACCGTTTCAACCACTGGCGCCGACGCTGCTGCGCTATCACCGACAACTCAAGGCACAACTCGACCCGCAAGGGCTGTTCAATCCCGGACGGATGTACGCCGAGGTCTGA
- the glcF gene encoding glycolate oxidase subunit GlcF — protein sequence MQTTLSEQSRQLPRAAEAEKILRTCVHCGFCNATCPTYQLLGDELDGPRGRIYLIKQVLEGAPATEQTQLHLDRCLSCRNCETTCPSGVDYHNLLDIGRAVVNHAVPRPPAQRLLREGLRALAPNPRLFKGLLRMGATFRPLLPRLLEDKLPQHSSAAGSRPAPRHARRVLLLEGCVQPGLSPNTNAATARVLDRLGISVTPVAEAGCCGALDYHLDAQARGLDRARQNIDAWWPHVQSGAEAIVQTASGCGAFIKDYAHLLANDPAYANKARQISERSVDLVQILAQEPLEQICAATERRIAVHCPCTLQHALKLGGAVEAVLTRLGFNLTPVPDGHLCCGSAGTYSLTQPVLARQLRDNRLNALESGDPELIVTANIGCQSHLASAGRTPVLHWIELVDQSLAE from the coding sequence ATGCAAACCACACTCAGCGAGCAGTCACGCCAATTGCCCCGCGCCGCCGAAGCGGAAAAGATCCTGCGCACCTGCGTGCATTGCGGATTCTGCAACGCGACGTGCCCGACCTATCAGCTGCTCGGTGATGAACTCGATGGCCCGCGCGGGCGTATTTATCTGATCAAGCAAGTGCTCGAAGGCGCGCCGGCCACCGAGCAGACGCAACTGCATCTGGACCGCTGCCTGTCGTGCCGCAATTGCGAAACCACCTGCCCGTCCGGCGTCGATTATCACAACTTGCTCGACATTGGCCGCGCGGTGGTCAATCACGCTGTGCCGCGCCCACCGGCCCAGCGTCTGCTCCGTGAAGGCTTGCGCGCATTGGCACCGAATCCGCGGTTGTTCAAGGGTTTGCTGCGAATGGGCGCGACGTTCCGCCCGCTGCTGCCGCGCTTGCTTGAAGACAAACTGCCGCAGCACTCGTCGGCGGCGGGTTCGCGCCCTGCTCCGCGGCATGCCCGCCGCGTCTTGCTGCTGGAAGGTTGCGTCCAACCGGGCCTGTCGCCGAACACCAACGCCGCAACCGCACGGGTCCTTGATCGTCTGGGAATCAGCGTCACGCCAGTGGCTGAAGCCGGTTGTTGCGGAGCGCTGGACTATCACCTTGATGCGCAGGCCAGAGGCCTCGACCGCGCCCGACAGAACATCGACGCGTGGTGGCCGCATGTGCAGAGCGGCGCCGAAGCCATCGTCCAGACCGCCAGCGGCTGCGGCGCATTCATCAAGGACTACGCGCATTTGCTGGCGAACGATCCGGCTTATGCCAACAAGGCGCGACAGATAAGCGAACGCAGCGTCGATCTTGTGCAAATCCTCGCGCAGGAACCGCTGGAGCAGATCTGCGCCGCCACTGAGCGTCGTATCGCCGTGCACTGTCCTTGCACCTTGCAGCACGCGTTGAAACTCGGCGGCGCGGTGGAAGCCGTGCTGACGCGCCTGGGTTTCAACCTCACCCCGGTGCCGGACGGCCACCTGTGCTGCGGCTCGGCAGGCACTTACTCGCTGACCCAACCGGTATTGGCCAGACAGTTGCGCGACAACCGCCTGAATGCCTTGGAAAGCGGCGACCCGGAGCTGATCGTCACCGCCAACATCGGCTGCCAAAGCCATTTGGCCAGCGCCGGCCGCACCCCGGTTTTGCACTGGATCGAACTGGTGGATCAGTCGTTGGCAGAATGA
- the hglS gene encoding 2-oxoadipate dioxygenase/decarboxylase HglS: MTVQPFISPDLIRQRFSRAMSDMYREEVPLYGALMALVEQTNRDVLERQPHLAEHLRSTGEIERLDMERHGAIRVGTASELATLARLFAVMGMQPVGYYDLTPAGVPVHSTAFRAVHEAALRISPFRVFTSLLRLELIEDPEVREFAESVLARRSIFTEGALRLITQAETTGGLNEAETAEFVLQALETFRWHHSATVTATQYQTLSAQHRLIADVVAFKGPHINHLTPRTLDIDIVQTQMPAHGITPKAVIEGPPRRNCPILLRQTSFKALDEPIAFTDQNQTHGSHSARFGEIEQRGAALTPKGRALYDRLLNAAREELGDFPNEANAARYNALMTQHFAEFPDSLDGMREQGLAYFRYFATEKGLAAAGLGETSLQDLLRGGYVKAEPLVYEDFLPVSAAGIFQSNLGGAAQAHYGEHSNRQAFEQALGRSTIDELELYAETQQRSVEQCAEALRINLT; encoded by the coding sequence ATGACCGTGCAGCCGTTCATCAGTCCCGACCTGATCCGCCAGCGCTTCTCCCGAGCGATGTCCGACATGTACCGCGAAGAGGTGCCGCTGTATGGCGCGCTGATGGCGCTGGTCGAGCAGACCAACCGTGACGTGCTTGAACGCCAGCCCCACTTGGCCGAACACTTGCGCAGCACGGGCGAAATCGAGCGGCTGGACATGGAGCGCCACGGCGCTATCCGCGTTGGCACGGCAAGCGAACTGGCTACCCTCGCCCGCCTGTTCGCAGTGATGGGCATGCAGCCCGTGGGCTATTACGACCTGACCCCGGCGGGTGTGCCGGTGCATTCCACAGCGTTTCGTGCGGTGCATGAAGCGGCGCTGCGGATCAGCCCTTTTCGGGTCTTTACCTCGTTGCTGCGCCTGGAACTGATTGAAGATCCTGAAGTGCGTGAATTCGCCGAATCGGTGTTGGCCCGACGGTCGATTTTTACCGAAGGGGCATTACGGCTGATTACCCAGGCGGAAACGACGGGCGGCCTGAATGAAGCTGAAACCGCAGAATTCGTCTTACAGGCACTGGAGACTTTTCGCTGGCACCACAGCGCCACGGTCACGGCCACGCAGTATCAGACCCTCAGCGCCCAGCATCGCTTGATTGCCGATGTCGTCGCGTTCAAAGGCCCGCATATCAATCACCTGACACCGCGCACCCTGGACATTGACATCGTTCAGACGCAGATGCCGGCCCATGGCATTACTCCAAAAGCGGTGATCGAAGGCCCGCCGCGGCGCAACTGCCCGATCCTGCTGCGCCAGACCAGTTTCAAAGCGCTGGACGAGCCGATCGCTTTTACTGATCAGAACCAGACTCACGGTAGCCACAGCGCACGTTTCGGCGAGATCGAACAACGCGGAGCGGCGCTGACGCCCAAGGGCCGAGCGCTGTATGACCGCTTGCTGAATGCCGCTCGCGAAGAACTCGGCGACTTTCCCAACGAAGCCAACGCCGCACGCTACAACGCGCTGATGACTCAGCACTTTGCCGAATTTCCTGACAGTCTCGACGGCATGCGCGAACAGGGACTGGCGTATTTTCGTTATTTCGCCACCGAAAAGGGGCTGGCCGCTGCGGGACTCGGAGAAACATCACTGCAAGATTTACTGCGCGGCGGCTACGTGAAAGCCGAGCCATTGGTGTACGAAGATTTCCTTCCGGTCAGTGCGGCGGGGATTTTTCAGTCGAACCTGGGCGGTGCCGCGCAGGCGCACTATGGCGAGCATTCCAATCGCCAGGCTTTTGAACAGGCGCTGGGGCGTTCGACCATAGATGAGCTGGAGTTGTATGCCGAAACGCAACAGCGTTCGGTCGAGCAGTGCGCCGAAGCGCTACGGATTAATCTGACCTGA
- a CDS encoding glycosyltransferase family 2 protein — protein MKAFDQPTQPQPNFSLVLVNYKTADITRMCLELLREHVQAQRIPVWVVDNDSADDSLDYLRSLDWINLIERPSPGKEAGHIAHGKALDLALENVETDYLFLLHTDTFVYDMEVFAMMMRECTKTADMAAVGCVEQLDRGWLRDTWRLTSRFCKHHVRRVKLQWGLRSKQPRPYKETHLKSFCTLWNARLMKSQGLHFCMDDRVPGYTLQDRMVDLGYGIKFLSPRKIFRYLDHIQAGTVAAAGTYGKDHRRTKMYQATLKRVQGQQGKSGMHASI, from the coding sequence ATGAAAGCCTTTGATCAACCCACCCAGCCGCAACCCAACTTCAGCCTCGTCCTGGTCAATTACAAAACCGCGGACATCACCCGCATGTGCCTGGAGTTACTACGCGAACACGTGCAGGCGCAGCGCATTCCGGTGTGGGTGGTGGACAACGATTCGGCGGATGACAGCCTCGATTACTTGCGTTCGCTGGACTGGATCAACCTGATCGAGCGTCCCTCGCCGGGCAAGGAAGCGGGTCATATTGCCCATGGCAAGGCGCTGGATCTGGCATTGGAGAACGTCGAGACCGATTACTTGTTTCTGCTGCACACCGACACGTTTGTGTATGACATGGAAGTGTTCGCAATGATGATGCGCGAATGTACGAAAACTGCAGACATGGCGGCCGTTGGTTGTGTCGAGCAACTTGATCGTGGATGGCTGCGTGATACGTGGCGTTTAACTTCGCGATTCTGCAAGCACCATGTTCGACGGGTAAAACTGCAATGGGGCCTGCGTTCCAAACAACCACGACCTTATAAAGAAACTCATTTGAAAAGTTTCTGCACGTTGTGGAATGCGCGTTTGATGAAATCGCAAGGTCTGCACTTTTGCATGGACGATCGGGTGCCGGGCTATACCTTGCAGGATCGAATGGTCGATTTGGGCTACGGCATCAAATTTCTCTCGCCACGAAAAATTTTTCGCTACCTGGATCACATCCAGGCCGGCACCGTCGCGGCGGCGGGTACCTACGGCAAGGATCACCGCCGTACAAAGATGTATCAGGCGACCCTCAAGCGGGTACAGGGACAGCAGGGCAAGTCCGGCATGCACGCGTCGATTTGA
- a CDS encoding lipocalin-like domain-containing protein — translation MRIKRVALIIALLLGGCDQPAPEQKGFAGMGDQAQSFTPVVPGRVFSFPADHGAHDGFRIEWWYVTANLKDQQGHDFGVQWTLFRSALKPGAEQTGWGSQTVWLGHAAITSGAVHHAAERYARGGVGQAGVQLAPFEAWIDDWRFASQAPDPLSEMQLSARDKAFNYQLRLTSSRPLVLQGDKGFSQKSEEGQASYYYSQPFFHANGTLQIDGQTYTVSGPAWLDREWSSQPLTANQTGWDWFSLHLDSGEHVMLYRMRQKDGAPYLTGTWIAADGQIETLRSEQITLTPQDTAKVAGRPMPVKWTIDIPDKHFTISVDALNRNAWMNLRIPYWEGPVKISGSHPGQGYLEMTGY, via the coding sequence ATGAGGATTAAGCGCGTCGCGCTGATAATCGCGCTGTTGCTGGGCGGCTGCGATCAACCGGCACCCGAGCAGAAAGGCTTCGCCGGTATGGGCGATCAGGCGCAATCCTTCACCCCGGTGGTGCCCGGTCGGGTGTTCAGTTTCCCCGCCGATCACGGCGCGCATGATGGTTTTCGCATCGAATGGTGGTACGTCACCGCCAACCTCAAAGATCAGCAGGGCCACGATTTCGGTGTGCAATGGACGCTGTTTCGCAGCGCGCTCAAACCGGGAGCGGAGCAAACCGGGTGGGGCAGTCAGACCGTCTGGCTGGGACACGCGGCGATCACCTCCGGCGCGGTGCATCACGCCGCCGAACGGTACGCCCGTGGTGGCGTAGGGCAGGCCGGGGTGCAACTGGCGCCGTTCGAAGCGTGGATCGACGATTGGCGGTTTGCCAGCCAAGCGCCGGACCCGTTGAGCGAGATGCAGCTCAGCGCGCGTGACAAGGCCTTCAACTATCAACTGCGCCTCACCTCCAGCCGACCGCTGGTGCTGCAGGGCGACAAGGGCTTCAGTCAGAAATCCGAAGAGGGTCAGGCCTCGTATTACTACAGTCAGCCGTTCTTCCACGCCAACGGCACACTGCAAATTGACGGCCAGACCTACACCGTCAGCGGCCCGGCGTGGCTCGACCGCGAATGGAGCAGCCAGCCGCTGACCGCCAACCAGACTGGCTGGGACTGGTTTTCCCTGCACCTGGACAGCGGCGAACACGTGATGCTGTATCGCATGCGCCAGAAGGACGGTGCGCCGTATCTCACCGGCACCTGGATCGCTGCCGACGGGCAGATCGAAACCCTGCGCAGCGAGCAAATTACGCTCACCCCGCAAGACACCGCCAAGGTCGCCGGTCGCCCGATGCCGGTGAAGTGGACGATCGACATTCCCGACAAACACTTCACCATCAGCGTCGATGCACTCAACCGCAACGCCTGGATGAATCTGCGCATTCCGTACTGGGAGGGCCCGGTAAAAATCAGCGGCAGCCACCCCGGCCAAGGCTATCTGGAAATGACCGGTTATTAA
- a CDS encoding ABC transporter permease has product MRVLRQTLRALLSHWRRHPVQFFSVLTGLWLATSLLTGVEALNSQARDSYARASQMIGGEPQASLTTPNGALFPQRWFIELRRQGWPVSPVLQGRLQLKGHEDQRLQLMGIEPVSLPADSAVAGQAMPIERVVEFFTPPGSTWISPETLQMLGLREGDTPPTASGQNLPPLLAQKDMAPGLLLVDIGMAQALLEQPGQLSRLLLPKDFHGELPAHLGAQLQLKSSGEENNLARLTESFHLNLDALGFLSFVVGLFIVHAAIGLALEQRRGLLRTLRACGVSARMLIGCLTIELGMLALIGGLFGVISGYWLASVLLPDVAASLRGLYGAEVAGQLRLSPWWWFSGIGLSLLGALLAGANSLLRAARLPLLAVADPQAWHQQYARWLRRQGWLAAVLLAVALLALIWGDSLSSGFVLMAGLLLGAALALPVLLSALLNPLLGRSRSVLGQWFLADCRQQLPALSLALMALLLALAANIGAGSMTAGFRQTFNDWLEQRLSAELYINPANPAQAREMHSWLQQQPNVQAVLPNWQVSVTLQGWPADVYGIIDHPHYRQHWPLLDSSGGDPWGKLATDDAVMLSEQLARRLQLRAGEHLTIPTPNGTWSPRIVGIYADYGNPKGHVLISSHHLLRGWPQLTPNRFNLRIDPSNIPTLLKALQARFELDDSRIVDQAQLKGWSVQVFERTFAATAALNSLTLAVAGVALFISLLTQSQSRLGQLAPLWALGVTRKQLMLLNLGQTWLLAVLTLVLALPLGIALAWCLDAVINVQAFGWRLPLRVFPLQLMQLMGLALLATLLASAWPLYSLYRTQPADLLRTFAHED; this is encoded by the coding sequence GTGAGAGTGCTGCGCCAGACACTTCGCGCGCTGCTGAGCCACTGGCGGCGCCATCCGGTGCAATTTTTCAGTGTGCTGACCGGATTGTGGCTGGCGACCAGCCTGTTGACCGGCGTCGAGGCCTTGAACAGTCAGGCGCGCGACAGCTATGCACGGGCCAGCCAGATGATCGGCGGCGAACCTCAGGCCAGTCTCACTACGCCGAACGGTGCGCTGTTCCCCCAGCGCTGGTTCATCGAACTGCGCCGGCAAGGCTGGCCGGTGTCGCCAGTATTGCAGGGCCGCTTGCAGCTCAAGGGTCACGAAGACCAGCGTCTGCAGTTGATGGGCATTGAACCGGTGTCGCTGCCGGCGGATTCGGCTGTGGCCGGGCAGGCGATGCCGATCGAGCGAGTCGTCGAATTCTTCACGCCGCCGGGCAGTACCTGGATTTCCCCCGAGACCTTGCAGATGCTCGGTTTGCGCGAGGGCGATACGCCGCCAACCGCAAGCGGCCAGAACCTGCCTCCATTGCTGGCACAAAAAGACATGGCGCCGGGCCTGTTGCTGGTCGACATCGGCATGGCGCAGGCGCTGCTCGAACAACCGGGGCAACTCTCACGGTTGTTGCTGCCCAAGGATTTTCACGGTGAATTGCCGGCGCACCTTGGCGCTCAGTTGCAACTCAAAAGCAGCGGCGAGGAAAACAATCTGGCGCGGTTGACCGAGAGTTTTCACCTCAATCTGGATGCCTTGGGATTTCTCTCCTTCGTGGTCGGCTTATTCATTGTCCACGCGGCCATCGGCCTTGCGCTGGAGCAGCGCCGGGGCTTGCTGCGGACCTTGCGCGCCTGCGGCGTCAGTGCGCGGATGCTGATCGGCTGCCTGACCATCGAGTTGGGAATGCTGGCGCTGATTGGCGGGCTGTTCGGTGTGATCAGCGGCTATTGGCTGGCCAGCGTCTTGCTCCCGGATGTCGCCGCCAGCCTGCGCGGTCTTTACGGCGCAGAGGTGGCGGGGCAGTTGCGGTTGAGCCCCTGGTGGTGGTTCAGCGGCATCGGATTGAGCCTGCTCGGCGCGTTGCTGGCCGGGGCCAACAGCCTGCTGCGGGCGGCGCGTCTGCCGTTACTGGCGGTGGCCGATCCGCAGGCGTGGCATCAGCAATACGCGCGCTGGTTGCGCCGGCAGGGTTGGCTGGCCGCGGTGTTGTTGGCCGTTGCGTTGCTGGCGCTGATCTGGGGTGACAGCCTGAGCAGCGGTTTCGTCCTGATGGCGGGGCTGTTGCTCGGCGCCGCGCTGGCCCTGCCGGTGCTGCTCAGTGCGCTGCTGAACCCTTTGCTCGGGCGCAGTCGCTCGGTGCTGGGGCAATGGTTTCTTGCCGACTGCCGCCAGCAATTGCCGGCCCTGAGTCTGGCCTTGATGGCGCTGCTGTTGGCACTCGCCGCCAACATCGGCGCGGGCAGCATGACCGCCGGTTTCCGCCAGACTTTCAACGACTGGCTCGAACAACGCTTGAGCGCCGAGTTGTACATCAATCCCGCCAACCCGGCGCAGGCCCGCGAAATGCACAGCTGGTTGCAGCAGCAACCGAACGTGCAGGCGGTGCTGCCCAACTGGCAAGTCTCGGTGACGCTGCAAGGCTGGCCGGCGGATGTCTACGGCATCATTGATCATCCGCACTATCGCCAGCACTGGCCGCTGCTCGACAGCAGTGGCGGCGATCCCTGGGGGAAACTGGCGACGGATGATGCGGTGATGCTCAGCGAGCAACTGGCCCGGCGCCTGCAATTGCGCGCGGGCGAGCATCTGACGATTCCCACGCCCAACGGCACATGGTCGCCGCGCATCGTCGGCATCTACGCCGATTACGGCAATCCCAAGGGGCATGTGCTGATCAGCAGCCATCACCTGCTGCGCGGCTGGCCGCAGCTGACGCCGAATCGCTTCAATCTGCGTATCGATCCGTCGAATATTCCAACGTTGCTGAAGGCCTTGCAGGCACGCTTTGAACTCGATGACAGCCGCATCGTCGATCAGGCGCAACTCAAGGGCTGGTCGGTGCAGGTTTTCGAACGCACCTTTGCGGCCACGGCGGCGCTGAACAGCCTGACCCTCGCGGTGGCAGGGGTCGCACTGTTCATCAGTTTGCTGACGCAGAGCCAGAGCCGCCTCGGCCAACTCGCACCCCTGTGGGCGTTGGGCGTAACGCGCAAGCAGTTGATGCTGCTCAACCTTGGCCAGACCTGGTTGCTGGCGGTGTTGACGCTGGTATTGGCGCTGCCCTTGGGGATCGCCCTGGCGTGGTGCCTGGATGCCGTGATCAACGTGCAGGCGTTTGGCTGGCGTCTGCCGTTGCGGGTATTCCCGTTGCAGCTTATGCAACTGATGGGCCTGGCCTTGCTGGCCACTTTGCTGGCTTCGGCATGGCCGCTGTATTCGTTGTACCGCACGCAACCGGCAGACTTGCTGAGGACCTTTGCCCATGAGGATTAA
- a CDS encoding ABC transporter ATP-binding protein, translating to MLEVRNVFKSYATPQGPLPVLQGVDLTLQAGSSLALMGESGSGKSTLLHLIAGLDKVDRGSIRSGEHRLEEMNEAQLANWRRTEIGLVFQQFNLIGSLRVEDNLAFQARLAGRHEPRWQAHLVQRLGLTDLLKRYPEQLSGGQQQRVALGRALASQPKLLLADEPTGSLDEATSDEVLRLLLELLDDTPTTLLMVTHSQRVAARLAQRLVLTNGRLA from the coding sequence ATGCTTGAGGTTCGCAACGTTTTCAAAAGCTATGCCACGCCGCAGGGGCCGTTGCCCGTGCTGCAAGGTGTCGACCTGACCCTGCAAGCCGGCAGCAGCCTGGCGCTGATGGGGGAATCGGGCAGTGGCAAAAGCACTTTGTTGCATCTGATTGCGGGTCTGGACAAGGTCGACCGCGGCAGCATTCGCAGCGGCGAGCATCGGCTTGAAGAAATGAACGAAGCGCAACTGGCGAACTGGCGGCGCACGGAAATCGGCCTGGTGTTTCAGCAGTTCAACCTGATCGGCAGTCTGCGCGTTGAGGATAATCTGGCGTTTCAGGCGCGTCTGGCCGGGCGTCACGAGCCGCGCTGGCAGGCGCATCTGGTGCAGCGCCTGGGGCTGACGGATTTGCTCAAGCGCTATCCTGAACAACTTTCCGGCGGCCAGCAGCAACGGGTCGCGCTGGGCCGGGCGCTGGCGTCGCAGCCGAAATTGCTGCTGGCCGATGAACCGACCGGCAGCCTCGATGAAGCGACCAGTGATGAAGTGCTGCGCTTGTTGCTCGAACTGCTCGACGACACGCCGACGACCTTGCTGATGGTCACTCACAGTCAACGTGTCGCGGCCCGCTTGGCGCAACGGCTGGTATTGACCAACGGGCGGCTGGCGTGA
- a CDS encoding alkyl/aryl-sulfatase, whose translation MPRFSLSPRGLLTCLITASLSQAVFASDGPVTPSTQTATLNAAVLQTLPFSDRTDFESVSKGLIAPFKGQIKDAAGKVIWNTHAYDFLASDKAPASVNPSLWRLAQLNAHAGLFEVSPKLYQVRGLDLANMTIIEGDDGLIIIDPLTMAETARAALDLYYANRPHKPVVAVIYSHTHVDHFGGVRGVIDEADVKAGKVKVYAPVGFMEHVMSENVMAGNAMSRRAQYQFGSLLPRSEKGQVDAGLGKSAPSGGTVTLIPPTDLIAEPLETRTIAGLQVEFQLTPGTEAPAEMNLYLPELKALCMAENATQMMHNILTPRGAQVRDAKAWSQYLDASLVRYGDKADVLFAQHNWPTWGGERIRTLLADQRDMYAFINDRTLHLLNQGLTPLEIADTIKKLPGALDQKWYTRGYYGSLSFNTRAVYQRYMGFYDGNPANLNPLPPADTAKRTVEAMGGGAAVLEKMRTAIASADYRWAAQLGNQLLFAEPDNADARKAQAEALEQMGYQSENATWRNMYLTGAMELRNGVPPQSANTVSVDMVRAMSPEMFFDYLAVRLDSDKAVAHDLTLNWTFEDVQKDFNLTLRNGVLTHRAGLNPKAEAGVSLSRDTLEKISLKQLDFPTAMQKGLVKLQGNGQKFALLMGSLDTFGPQFNIVTP comes from the coding sequence ATGCCCCGTTTCAGTTTGAGCCCTCGCGGCCTGTTGACCTGCCTGATCACCGCCAGCCTGAGCCAGGCGGTATTCGCCAGCGACGGGCCGGTTACGCCCAGCACACAAACCGCCACCCTCAACGCCGCCGTTCTGCAAACCCTGCCCTTCAGCGACCGCACCGATTTCGAGTCGGTCAGCAAAGGCCTGATCGCCCCGTTCAAAGGCCAGATCAAGGATGCCGCCGGCAAGGTTATCTGGAACACCCACGCCTACGATTTTCTCGCCAGCGACAAGGCGCCGGCATCGGTCAACCCGAGCCTGTGGCGACTGGCGCAACTCAACGCCCACGCCGGTTTGTTCGAAGTCAGCCCGAAGCTGTATCAGGTGCGCGGCCTCGATCTGGCCAACATGACCATCATCGAGGGTGACGACGGGTTGATCATCATCGACCCGCTGACCATGGCCGAAACGGCCAGGGCTGCGCTGGATCTGTACTACGCCAACCGCCCGCACAAACCGGTGGTCGCGGTGATTTACAGCCATACCCATGTTGACCATTTTGGTGGGGTGCGCGGAGTCATCGACGAAGCGGACGTCAAGGCCGGCAAGGTCAAGGTGTACGCACCGGTCGGTTTCATGGAACACGTAATGAGCGAGAACGTCATGGCCGGCAACGCCATGAGTCGCCGCGCGCAATATCAGTTCGGCAGCCTGTTGCCGCGCAGCGAAAAGGGTCAGGTCGACGCCGGTCTGGGCAAGAGCGCGCCCAGCGGTGGCACGGTCACGCTTATTCCGCCCACCGATCTGATCGCCGAGCCGCTGGAAACACGCACCATCGCCGGCCTGCAAGTCGAATTTCAACTGACCCCGGGCACCGAAGCGCCGGCGGAAATGAATCTGTATCTGCCAGAACTGAAAGCCCTGTGCATGGCTGAAAACGCCACGCAGATGATGCACAACATTCTCACCCCGCGTGGCGCGCAAGTACGCGATGCCAAGGCCTGGTCGCAATACCTGGACGCCAGCCTGGTGCGTTACGGCGACAAGGCCGACGTGCTGTTCGCCCAGCACAACTGGCCGACCTGGGGCGGCGAGCGGATTCGTACTTTGCTCGCTGATCAGCGCGACATGTACGCGTTCATCAACGACCGCACCTTGCACCTGCTCAACCAGGGCCTGACGCCGCTGGAAATTGCCGACACGATCAAGAAGCTGCCGGGCGCGCTCGACCAGAAGTGGTACACCCGCGGCTACTACGGCTCGCTGAGTTTCAACACCCGCGCGGTGTATCAGCGCTACATGGGTTTCTATGACGGCAACCCGGCCAACCTCAACCCGCTGCCGCCCGCGGACACGGCCAAACGCACCGTCGAGGCCATGGGCGGCGGCGCCGCAGTGCTGGAGAAAATGCGCACTGCCATCGCCAGCGCGGATTATCGCTGGGCCGCGCAACTGGGCAACCAACTGCTGTTTGCCGAGCCGGACAATGCTGACGCGCGCAAGGCCCAGGCCGAGGCGCTGGAGCAAATGGGTTATCAGAGCGAGAACGCCACCTGGCGCAACATGTACCTGACCGGCGCCATGGAACTGCGCAACGGTGTGCCGCCGCAATCGGCCAACACCGTGTCGGTGGACATGGTCCGGGCCATGAGCCCCGAGATGTTCTTCGATTACCTGGCGGTGCGCCTGGACAGCGACAAAGCCGTCGCCCATGACCTGACCCTGAACTGGACATTCGAAGACGTGCAAAAGGATTTCAACCTGACCCTGCGCAACGGCGTGCTGACGCACCGGGCCGGGCTGAATCCGAAGGCCGAGGCCGGTGTCAGCCTGAGCCGCGATACGCTGGAAAAGATCAGCCTCAAGCAGCTGGATTTCCCGACGGCGATGCAAAAGGGTCTGGTCAAATTGCAGGGCAACGGCCAGAAGTTTGCGCTGTTGATGGGCAGCCTCGATACGTTCGGGCCGCAATTCAATATCGTCACGCCTTGA